The Alteromonas stellipolaris genome includes a region encoding these proteins:
- the leuD gene encoding 3-isopropylmalate dehydratase small subunit has protein sequence MSDSTQGFTAHTGSAVPLDQANVDTDQIIPKQFLTGVTRAGYGKHLFHDWRYLDLEEKVPNPEFSLNKPEFAGASILLTRENFGCGSSREHAPWSLNDFGFKTIIATSYADIFYGNCINNQLLPVALASSEMDALFAAVEANPALEITVNLPEQTVSFAETSFSFDIADHHKTNLLKGLDAIGQTLELTDKISAYEAKQPAWA, from the coding sequence ATGTCTGATTCAACACAAGGTTTTACCGCCCATACAGGTTCAGCTGTACCGCTAGACCAAGCAAACGTCGATACCGACCAAATTATTCCTAAGCAGTTTCTAACCGGTGTAACTCGCGCTGGCTACGGAAAGCATTTGTTCCACGATTGGCGTTATTTGGATTTAGAAGAAAAAGTACCTAACCCAGAGTTTTCATTGAACAAACCTGAGTTTGCCGGTGCAAGTATTCTTCTTACCCGAGAAAACTTCGGTTGTGGTTCTAGCCGTGAACATGCGCCATGGTCGCTGAACGATTTTGGTTTTAAAACCATTATTGCCACCAGTTATGCTGATATTTTTTATGGTAACTGCATTAATAACCAATTATTACCGGTTGCGCTTGCCAGCAGCGAAATGGATGCGTTATTTGCAGCAGTTGAAGCTAACCCTGCATTAGAAATTACGGTTAACTTACCAGAGCAAACTGTATCATTTGCTGAGACTAGCTTTAGCTTCGACATTGCCGATCATCATAAAACTAACTTGCTAAAAGGGTTAGATGCTATTGGTCAAACCTTAGAGCTTACCGACAAAATTTCGGCTTATGAAGCAAAGCAACCTGCTTGGGCTTAA
- the leuC gene encoding 3-isopropylmalate dehydratase large subunit, whose product MAKTLYDKVWQAHIIDQLGEDSLIYIDRHLIHEVTSPQAFAGLNEKGRKVRCPERTVGTMDHSISTRSLAIDACGPQNALQLHTLANNCEQHGIQLFPVGHQKQGIVHVMGPELGLIQPGMTVVCGDSHTATHGAFGALAFGIGTSQVEHVLATQTLKQSRAKSMLIKVNGALPVGITAKDIILAIIGRIGHAGATGHVIEYAGEAISGLTMEERMTVCNMSIEAGAKAGLIAPDDTTFEYLKGREYAPKDQNWEDAVAYWKTLYTEEGASFDTVVELEAADIAPQVTWGTNPGQVIGVDTPVPGPDDFSDPIEKESAKKALGYMGLSAGDKLADVAVNHVFIGSCTNGRIEDLRAAAHIAKNGKVVDTVTAIVVPGSGHVKKQAEAEGLDKIFTDAGFEWRLPGCSMCLGMNDDKLVAGDRCASTSNRNFEGRQGRGARTHLVSPAMAAAAAITGRFADVRDFQE is encoded by the coding sequence ATGGCCAAGACCTTATACGACAAAGTGTGGCAAGCACATATTATCGATCAATTAGGCGAAGACAGCTTAATTTATATCGATCGCCACCTTATTCACGAAGTGACTTCACCTCAGGCTTTTGCTGGCTTAAATGAAAAAGGCCGTAAAGTACGTTGCCCTGAGCGTACTGTAGGTACAATGGATCACAGTATCTCTACTCGCTCGTTGGCGATAGATGCATGTGGACCGCAAAATGCGCTTCAACTTCATACTCTTGCTAACAACTGTGAACAACACGGTATTCAGTTATTCCCTGTGGGTCACCAAAAGCAAGGTATCGTGCATGTTATGGGCCCTGAACTAGGTCTTATTCAACCGGGCATGACTGTGGTATGTGGTGATTCACACACCGCCACCCATGGTGCATTCGGTGCCCTAGCGTTTGGTATTGGTACCTCTCAAGTAGAGCACGTATTAGCTACGCAAACCCTTAAGCAAAGCCGCGCGAAAAGCATGCTTATTAAGGTTAATGGCGCGCTTCCTGTGGGCATTACTGCGAAAGACATCATTCTAGCTATTATCGGCAGAATTGGTCACGCAGGGGCCACTGGGCATGTAATTGAATACGCTGGTGAAGCTATTTCTGGTTTAACCATGGAAGAACGCATGACTGTGTGTAATATGAGTATTGAAGCTGGCGCTAAAGCGGGCTTAATTGCCCCTGATGACACCACTTTTGAATACCTTAAAGGCCGTGAATACGCACCAAAAGACCAAAATTGGGAAGATGCAGTAGCCTATTGGAAAACCCTTTACACAGAAGAAGGCGCAAGCTTCGACACAGTAGTAGAACTTGAGGCTGCCGACATTGCACCGCAAGTAACGTGGGGCACAAACCCAGGCCAAGTTATTGGTGTTGATACTCCAGTGCCGGGTCCGGATGACTTTTCTGATCCTATCGAAAAAGAAAGCGCCAAAAAAGCTTTGGGCTATATGGGATTATCAGCAGGCGATAAGCTTGCAGATGTTGCCGTAAACCACGTATTTATTGGTTCTTGTACCAATGGTCGTATTGAAGATTTACGTGCTGCTGCCCATATTGCCAAAAACGGCAAAGTAGTCGATACGGTTACCGCCATTGTAGTTCCAGGCTCAGGTCATGTGAAAAAACAAGCTGAAGCAGAAGGGCTAGATAAAATCTTTACTGATGCAGGCTTTGAATGGCGTTTACCTGGCTGCTCTATGTGCTTGGGTATGAACGACGACAAACTTGTTGCTGGCGATCGCTGTGCGTCAACCAGTAACCGAAATTTTGAAGGCCGTCAGGGGCGTGGTGCACGTACCCATTTGGTAAGCCCTGCAATGGCTGCTGCAGCTGCTATTACTGGCCGTTTCGCCGATGTTAGAGATTTTCAGGAGTAA